The Episyrphus balteatus chromosome 4, idEpiBalt1.1, whole genome shotgun sequence genome includes a window with the following:
- the LOC129917724 gene encoding glycerophosphocholine phosphodiesterase GPCPD1-like isoform X3 codes for MKKQHNSSLDDKAKCNAVVNNVIQRAGEPSVVTSPTGECIPSPRTFTIQLPKPLESNEFMGLTGDSFELGSWDPLRSVQLTQVTPTIWNGTVNLSSPGQVQYRYFVYSLDSLGRIQIKRWEAYVEPRNMRTCNGNCMRMDQFGEIDGQKKIARGWLTNETIVQLKFLNQVFEFDGGFTPERMYLKLVNLENEQDLPNYNESLNNAEVVNMKYNRSVFERQSDLGTLYKAGDIVLFQMSIPLGQENGKYALVLHSEDRQPLGHAPILLSTFQENDGKLELNVTSHESGEIIASAKISYLIVRPLPGIRMNFRTSYAYTWKPKWDKLLVGHRGDGISFAVDGAPITENTIASYKLAYDVNVDMIEIDVHITEDLVPVIYHDYKIFTAPNGTRPKSKDDLIQVYIKDIRYSQLKDLRIFRVLGDEIREYPSHNEEERKEHRLFPTLEDLFHELPLGLAINIEIKWPQARFDGVLEAEQVTDKNLFVDMVLLTTLRHGCGRMLIFSSFDADICAMVRLKQNMLPAMFLTQGSTKKWPAYEDPRCNSFEAAVNNAQLFELTGIAPYSEDVLKDHQMVRLATDLGQKVFLWGYDINSLERVQFFEAAGVTANIFDRADLIVPKERTAGVFNNPETIEYFRGQCPL; via the coding sequence TGTAATGCAGTCGTCAACAATGTCATTCAGCGAGCTGGTGAGCCATCGGTCGTTACCTCACCAACTGGGGAATGCATTCCATCGCCCAGAACTTTTACCATACAATTGCCAAAGCCCCTTGAATCTAATGAGTTTATGGGACTTACTGGAGATTCATTTGAATTGGGATCGTGGGATCCACTGCGCAGTGTCCAGTTGACACAAGTAACTCCAACTATTTGGAATGGAACTGTCAATCTTAGCAGTCCTGGACAAGTTCAATACCGTTATTTTGTCTACTCTCTCGACTCATTGGGACGCATTCAAATTAAACGTTGGGAAGCTTATGTCGAGCCAAGAAATATGAGGACTTGCAATGGAAACTGCATGAGAATGGATCAATTTGGTGAGATTGATGGTCAAAAGAAAATCGCCCGAGGCTGGTTGACCAATGAAACTATCGTTCAGTTGAAGTTTCTTaatcaagtttttgaatttgacgGTGGTTTTACTCCAGAAAGGATGTATTTGAAGTTGGTTAATTTGGAAAATGAACAAGACTTGCCAAACTATAATGAGAGTTTAAACAATGCCGAGGTTGTGAATATGAAGTATAACCGAAGTGTCTTTGAGAGACAGTCGGATTTGGGAACACTTTACAAGGCAGGCGATATCGTACTATTTCAAATGTCGATTCCCTTGGGacaagaaaatggaaaatatgCTCTAGTTTTACACTCTGAGGACCGTCAACCATTGGGACATGCCCCGATTTTGCTCTCGACTTTCCAAGAGAATGACGGAAAGTTGGAATTGAATGTTACAAGTCATGAATCTGGTGAGATCATTGCCAGTGCTAAGATATCTTATTTGATTGTGAGACCCTTGCCGGGTATTCGGATGAACTTCCGCACAAGTTACGCCTACACCTGGAAGCCCAAATGGGACAAGCTGCTGGTCGGCCACAGGGGTGATGGAATAAGTTTTGCAGTTGATGGGGCTCCTATTACCGAGAATACAATAGCATCATATAAGCTGGCTTACGATGTTAACGTTGACATGATCGAGATCGATGTTCATATAACTGAGGATCTTGTTCCGGTGATCTATCATGATTACAAGATTTTCACTGCACCCAATGGAACACGTCCAAAGTCCAAGGATGACTTAATTCAGGTCTACATCAAAGACATCCGTTACAGCCAACTTAAGGATCTGCGGATATTCCGTGTGCTCGGTGATGAAATCCGAGAATATCCATCGCATAACGAAGAAGAGCGAAAAGAACATCGTTTGTTCCCAACATTAGAAGACCTATTCCATGAACTTCCCCTTGGATTAGCCATTAATATCGAAATTAAGTGGCCCCAAGCTCGTTTCGATGGTGTCTTGGAAGCCGAACAAGTTACTGACAAGAACCTCTTCGTTGATATGGTTCTTCTCACAACACTTCGTCATGGTTGTGGCCGAATGTTAATATTCTCATCTTTTGACGCTGATATTTGTGCCATGGTGCGTTTGAAGCAAAATATGTTACCTGCGATGTTTTTGACCCAAGGATCTACCAAAAAATGGCCAGCTTACGAAGATCCTCGTTGCAATAGTTTTGAAGCAGCTGTAAATAATGCTCAACTTTTTGAACTCACTGGAATCGCACCTTACTCAGAAGATGTTCTCAAGGATCATCAAATGGTTCGTTTAGCTACAGATCTTGGACAGAAAGTATTCCTCTGGGGATATGATATTAACTCGCTGGAACGAGTTCAATTCTTCGAAGCTGCAGGTGTTACAGCGAATATATTTGATCGTGCGGATTTAATTGTCCCAAAGGAGCGAACCGCTGGCGTGTTCAATAATCCTGAGACGATAGAATATTTTAGAGGCCAGTGTCCGTTGTGA
- the LOC129917724 gene encoding glycerophosphocholine phosphodiesterase GPCPD1-like isoform X1 — protein MEEDLTKIRTNNCKCNLDPKCPTTEETLQLVPECNAVVNNVIQRAGEPSVVTSPTGECIPSPRTFTIQLPKPLESNEFMGLTGDSFELGSWDPLRSVQLTQVTPTIWNGTVNLSSPGQVQYRYFVYSLDSLGRIQIKRWEAYVEPRNMRTCNGNCMRMDQFGEIDGQKKIARGWLTNETIVQLKFLNQVFEFDGGFTPERMYLKLVNLENEQDLPNYNESLNNAEVVNMKYNRSVFERQSDLGTLYKAGDIVLFQMSIPLGQENGKYALVLHSEDRQPLGHAPILLSTFQENDGKLELNVTSHESGEIIASAKISYLIVRPLPGIRMNFRTSYAYTWKPKWDKLLVGHRGDGISFAVDGAPITENTIASYKLAYDVNVDMIEIDVHITEDLVPVIYHDYKIFTAPNGTRPKSKDDLIQVYIKDIRYSQLKDLRIFRVLGDEIREYPSHNEEERKEHRLFPTLEDLFHELPLGLAINIEIKWPQARFDGVLEAEQVTDKNLFVDMVLLTTLRHGCGRMLIFSSFDADICAMVRLKQNMLPAMFLTQGSTKKWPAYEDPRCNSFEAAVNNAQLFELTGIAPYSEDVLKDHQMVRLATDLGQKVFLWGYDINSLERVQFFEAAGVTANIFDRADLIVPKERTAGVFNNPETIEYFRGQCPL, from the coding sequence TGTAATGCAGTCGTCAACAATGTCATTCAGCGAGCTGGTGAGCCATCGGTCGTTACCTCACCAACTGGGGAATGCATTCCATCGCCCAGAACTTTTACCATACAATTGCCAAAGCCCCTTGAATCTAATGAGTTTATGGGACTTACTGGAGATTCATTTGAATTGGGATCGTGGGATCCACTGCGCAGTGTCCAGTTGACACAAGTAACTCCAACTATTTGGAATGGAACTGTCAATCTTAGCAGTCCTGGACAAGTTCAATACCGTTATTTTGTCTACTCTCTCGACTCATTGGGACGCATTCAAATTAAACGTTGGGAAGCTTATGTCGAGCCAAGAAATATGAGGACTTGCAATGGAAACTGCATGAGAATGGATCAATTTGGTGAGATTGATGGTCAAAAGAAAATCGCCCGAGGCTGGTTGACCAATGAAACTATCGTTCAGTTGAAGTTTCTTaatcaagtttttgaatttgacgGTGGTTTTACTCCAGAAAGGATGTATTTGAAGTTGGTTAATTTGGAAAATGAACAAGACTTGCCAAACTATAATGAGAGTTTAAACAATGCCGAGGTTGTGAATATGAAGTATAACCGAAGTGTCTTTGAGAGACAGTCGGATTTGGGAACACTTTACAAGGCAGGCGATATCGTACTATTTCAAATGTCGATTCCCTTGGGacaagaaaatggaaaatatgCTCTAGTTTTACACTCTGAGGACCGTCAACCATTGGGACATGCCCCGATTTTGCTCTCGACTTTCCAAGAGAATGACGGAAAGTTGGAATTGAATGTTACAAGTCATGAATCTGGTGAGATCATTGCCAGTGCTAAGATATCTTATTTGATTGTGAGACCCTTGCCGGGTATTCGGATGAACTTCCGCACAAGTTACGCCTACACCTGGAAGCCCAAATGGGACAAGCTGCTGGTCGGCCACAGGGGTGATGGAATAAGTTTTGCAGTTGATGGGGCTCCTATTACCGAGAATACAATAGCATCATATAAGCTGGCTTACGATGTTAACGTTGACATGATCGAGATCGATGTTCATATAACTGAGGATCTTGTTCCGGTGATCTATCATGATTACAAGATTTTCACTGCACCCAATGGAACACGTCCAAAGTCCAAGGATGACTTAATTCAGGTCTACATCAAAGACATCCGTTACAGCCAACTTAAGGATCTGCGGATATTCCGTGTGCTCGGTGATGAAATCCGAGAATATCCATCGCATAACGAAGAAGAGCGAAAAGAACATCGTTTGTTCCCAACATTAGAAGACCTATTCCATGAACTTCCCCTTGGATTAGCCATTAATATCGAAATTAAGTGGCCCCAAGCTCGTTTCGATGGTGTCTTGGAAGCCGAACAAGTTACTGACAAGAACCTCTTCGTTGATATGGTTCTTCTCACAACACTTCGTCATGGTTGTGGCCGAATGTTAATATTCTCATCTTTTGACGCTGATATTTGTGCCATGGTGCGTTTGAAGCAAAATATGTTACCTGCGATGTTTTTGACCCAAGGATCTACCAAAAAATGGCCAGCTTACGAAGATCCTCGTTGCAATAGTTTTGAAGCAGCTGTAAATAATGCTCAACTTTTTGAACTCACTGGAATCGCACCTTACTCAGAAGATGTTCTCAAGGATCATCAAATGGTTCGTTTAGCTACAGATCTTGGACAGAAAGTATTCCTCTGGGGATATGATATTAACTCGCTGGAACGAGTTCAATTCTTCGAAGCTGCAGGTGTTACAGCGAATATATTTGATCGTGCGGATTTAATTGTCCCAAAGGAGCGAACCGCTGGCGTGTTCAATAATCCTGAGACGATAGAATATTTTAGAGGCCAGTGTCCGTTGTGA
- the LOC129917724 gene encoding glycerophosphocholine phosphodiesterase GPCPD1-like isoform X2 yields MSVPLVLSVLDATAPNVPVIDEHTEHCNAVVNNVIQRAGEPSVVTSPTGECIPSPRTFTIQLPKPLESNEFMGLTGDSFELGSWDPLRSVQLTQVTPTIWNGTVNLSSPGQVQYRYFVYSLDSLGRIQIKRWEAYVEPRNMRTCNGNCMRMDQFGEIDGQKKIARGWLTNETIVQLKFLNQVFEFDGGFTPERMYLKLVNLENEQDLPNYNESLNNAEVVNMKYNRSVFERQSDLGTLYKAGDIVLFQMSIPLGQENGKYALVLHSEDRQPLGHAPILLSTFQENDGKLELNVTSHESGEIIASAKISYLIVRPLPGIRMNFRTSYAYTWKPKWDKLLVGHRGDGISFAVDGAPITENTIASYKLAYDVNVDMIEIDVHITEDLVPVIYHDYKIFTAPNGTRPKSKDDLIQVYIKDIRYSQLKDLRIFRVLGDEIREYPSHNEEERKEHRLFPTLEDLFHELPLGLAINIEIKWPQARFDGVLEAEQVTDKNLFVDMVLLTTLRHGCGRMLIFSSFDADICAMVRLKQNMLPAMFLTQGSTKKWPAYEDPRCNSFEAAVNNAQLFELTGIAPYSEDVLKDHQMVRLATDLGQKVFLWGYDINSLERVQFFEAAGVTANIFDRADLIVPKERTAGVFNNPETIEYFRGQCPL; encoded by the coding sequence TGTAATGCAGTCGTCAACAATGTCATTCAGCGAGCTGGTGAGCCATCGGTCGTTACCTCACCAACTGGGGAATGCATTCCATCGCCCAGAACTTTTACCATACAATTGCCAAAGCCCCTTGAATCTAATGAGTTTATGGGACTTACTGGAGATTCATTTGAATTGGGATCGTGGGATCCACTGCGCAGTGTCCAGTTGACACAAGTAACTCCAACTATTTGGAATGGAACTGTCAATCTTAGCAGTCCTGGACAAGTTCAATACCGTTATTTTGTCTACTCTCTCGACTCATTGGGACGCATTCAAATTAAACGTTGGGAAGCTTATGTCGAGCCAAGAAATATGAGGACTTGCAATGGAAACTGCATGAGAATGGATCAATTTGGTGAGATTGATGGTCAAAAGAAAATCGCCCGAGGCTGGTTGACCAATGAAACTATCGTTCAGTTGAAGTTTCTTaatcaagtttttgaatttgacgGTGGTTTTACTCCAGAAAGGATGTATTTGAAGTTGGTTAATTTGGAAAATGAACAAGACTTGCCAAACTATAATGAGAGTTTAAACAATGCCGAGGTTGTGAATATGAAGTATAACCGAAGTGTCTTTGAGAGACAGTCGGATTTGGGAACACTTTACAAGGCAGGCGATATCGTACTATTTCAAATGTCGATTCCCTTGGGacaagaaaatggaaaatatgCTCTAGTTTTACACTCTGAGGACCGTCAACCATTGGGACATGCCCCGATTTTGCTCTCGACTTTCCAAGAGAATGACGGAAAGTTGGAATTGAATGTTACAAGTCATGAATCTGGTGAGATCATTGCCAGTGCTAAGATATCTTATTTGATTGTGAGACCCTTGCCGGGTATTCGGATGAACTTCCGCACAAGTTACGCCTACACCTGGAAGCCCAAATGGGACAAGCTGCTGGTCGGCCACAGGGGTGATGGAATAAGTTTTGCAGTTGATGGGGCTCCTATTACCGAGAATACAATAGCATCATATAAGCTGGCTTACGATGTTAACGTTGACATGATCGAGATCGATGTTCATATAACTGAGGATCTTGTTCCGGTGATCTATCATGATTACAAGATTTTCACTGCACCCAATGGAACACGTCCAAAGTCCAAGGATGACTTAATTCAGGTCTACATCAAAGACATCCGTTACAGCCAACTTAAGGATCTGCGGATATTCCGTGTGCTCGGTGATGAAATCCGAGAATATCCATCGCATAACGAAGAAGAGCGAAAAGAACATCGTTTGTTCCCAACATTAGAAGACCTATTCCATGAACTTCCCCTTGGATTAGCCATTAATATCGAAATTAAGTGGCCCCAAGCTCGTTTCGATGGTGTCTTGGAAGCCGAACAAGTTACTGACAAGAACCTCTTCGTTGATATGGTTCTTCTCACAACACTTCGTCATGGTTGTGGCCGAATGTTAATATTCTCATCTTTTGACGCTGATATTTGTGCCATGGTGCGTTTGAAGCAAAATATGTTACCTGCGATGTTTTTGACCCAAGGATCTACCAAAAAATGGCCAGCTTACGAAGATCCTCGTTGCAATAGTTTTGAAGCAGCTGTAAATAATGCTCAACTTTTTGAACTCACTGGAATCGCACCTTACTCAGAAGATGTTCTCAAGGATCATCAAATGGTTCGTTTAGCTACAGATCTTGGACAGAAAGTATTCCTCTGGGGATATGATATTAACTCGCTGGAACGAGTTCAATTCTTCGAAGCTGCAGGTGTTACAGCGAATATATTTGATCGTGCGGATTTAATTGTCCCAAAGGAGCGAACCGCTGGCGTGTTCAATAATCCTGAGACGATAGAATATTTTAGAGGCCAGTGTCCGTTGTGA